Part of the Capricornis sumatraensis isolate serow.1 chromosome 9, serow.2, whole genome shotgun sequence genome, CACCTTCAGACCCAGGTGGGCCCCTGGGGTCACCAGCGTTGTGTCCCCTTTTCTCAGGTGTCAGGGAACAGCTTTGACGTGAAAATAAACAACTTAAACCAGGTTGGTGTCTGTTAACAACGGCGTGAGGCCCTGGTAGCCGagagtccctgggtcagggtggCCATTTTCTCTGACACCTGGATTTGCACCGGGAGATGAGCTCCTGAGTGGAGTGTAGGCAGGGAGGGGCCTCAGAGTCTGGATGGGTATGGCTAGAGCCGAAGGAGAGGGCCCGCTAGCCTGGATGTTGCTGACTGCGTCAGTTTCCCATCCTTCCCAGGGGCCGGTGGGGGTCTGCCTGCCCTGGAATGTTAGCCCTGGAACCCATGTGTGCAGGACTCTGAGCAGCAAACGTATGTGCTGCAGGCCCCTGAGACATGCCTTGAGCCCCTGTCCCAGGGCTACTCCTTGCCCATGGGGGCTGGGCAGGTGGAGGGTCTGCTGGAGCCAGAGCAGTGGATGGCCGGTGGGGCCTGTGacaggagggctgggctgggccaggcTCCGGGTTCCAGAGGAGGCCCTCTCTGAGCTAGGGGCCGGGGGTGGACGCGGGGACTCTCGGTCATTGGATCCTTCCCTTGGACCCCCTCCATGTGGGGCTCTGCACCTGCTCCAGTGCCCAGTGCTGGGGGCCGTTCAGTCTCAGCTGTGCTGGTTGGGTACCAGGTGTGGCCATGTTGCCTGGCCcacttcctggagaaggtaatgtcTGTCTCCTAGGTCCTTGTGCAGTTGGTGCCTCTGTGGTGCCTCCTCTGAGGGGCTGCTCCATGACAGGCTTCTGGGCTTCTCCTGGGCAGGGCCTCTGGGTGCCTGGCCTGTCCCCAGGCATTTCAGTTGGGTTGCAGTGGGATCCTTGGCCTTGCAAAGCTCACAGGGGCAAAAACCATGGACCAGAGAGGTTgtgtaacttgcctgaggtcacacagcaacgAGCGTGGACTCAGTTTTCAGTGACTCAGAGACTTTGTGGCCATAGGAAGTGTGCAGAGCCATCCATGGATAAAGGGAAAGTTTGGGggctgggtgactaacactttcacttttgtgggGGAGTTGGGGGAGGATGAGGCAGGAGGGCAGTAGTGGTGGGTCACTGGGACCTTCCTCCCAGATGCCTCCTGCACATCAGTAGCAAGctgcccagggtgggggtgggggggggctctGACATGAGGTGGTGACTGGGGTCACACGTGGGGCTGGGTTGGCCTTGAGCCAAGAGCCCAGAGACCCCTGTGGATGCTCTGGTGGTTAGGGCAGTAACTGCAGTGGCCCCTGGATCCACAGGTGGTGTTGGGGTCGCCCTGCAGTCGTAGGGACCCCCTGACTGTGCCTGTCTCCTCTCCAGGTGGCTGCAGCCTTCCACTCCCACCCTGTCTTCACAGCGGAAATGTCAGGTGAGTCCCACCCGCGCCCCGCAGTGGGGGGTCCTGGCTTCTCTGGCCGTCTAGAAAGTTCCCCAGGTGGCTGGGCACATTGTGACCCCAGGAGGGGCACAGCCTCGCTCTCCTCCCAGAATGGGAGTCGGGGTTGCTCTGGCCACTGGGCTGGACAACAGGGTGATGAGTCTGCGCAGTGAGCATCTGGCCCAGCCAGCAGAGCCCAGGGGGCACCCATGGAGTTGCTCGGACGTGGAGCTGAAGTGGGCAGCTCCCGGCACTTTGTTACTGTGCTATGAGGTCTGTCCACCGCCCACCAAGGTGGCACAGGTGCTAAAGAGGGACCATACAGAGATGAGTTCGGCCCCTGGGCCTTGGAGACATGTAAGACAAAAGTGTTCCATGTTGGAAAACAGGAAGTCCCAGGACTTCccggttgtccagtggttaagactctgagctttcactgctgggggcctgggttcatccctggtcaggaactaagatcttacaagCCTCACAGTGaggccaagaaaacaaaaacaaaaaccccatgGAGTCCAGACTCCAGGAAGAGGACCAAATGGCAGGTGTGGCTATGAGATGAAGTCATGTTGGAGCAGGGTGGGCCTGAGATAACAGTGGGACTGACATCCTaagatggaggagacatgggcACAGACACAGGGAAGCAGGGAGGAtggggcagaggctggagggacGGGTTCACAACCCTGGGGTGCCCAGAGCATCTGGGGGAAGCATGGCCCTGTGACACTGGACCTGATTGTCCAGCCTCTGGAATGGAGCTGGGACAGACGTCTGTCCAGTCAGGCCACCCAGCCTGTGGTCCTTTGTAATGGCAACCCCAGGGTACTCCCACGTCCCAAGTGCCACAACCTGCCCTGAAGTCAACAGTGTGGATATGTGTGGACCCTGCTGTTGAATCTTCACGTATCCCTGTGACTGTCGTAAGAAATCGCCACAGACTCCGATACTTGAATGAAAtttgttctggggcttccctggaggtccagtggttaggactccatgctttcagtgctgagggtgtgagttcaatcccaggtggaggaactaagatcctgcatgctgtgtggcgTGGTCAGAAACTAAGTCCATAAATAAGTAGGTAAATAGAATTTGTTCTTTGACAGTCCTGAGGTCAGGAGTCCCACATGGGTACCACAGGGCTAAAtccaggtgtgggcagggctggtccCTCTGGAGGCTCCCAGGGAGCACCGGCTcccccttttccagcttctagaggagCCGCATCCCTGACTCGCGGCCCCTCCCTCCTCGCAGCCAACGGCTCAGCGTCTCCcgtctctctgcctctgaccctcccccttccctttcaTAAGGACCCTGTGATGGCACTGGGCTCCCTAGGGAATCCAGGATCATCCCGTCTCAGGGGCCTTAGCTTAATCCCTCTGGCACAGTCCCCTCTGCCCCATGAGGTGATGTATCCGCAGGTCCCAGGAGCAGATGGGCACAGCCCTAGGGCCACTACAAGCTGACTGCAATGTGAGTCTTTTTCCGCACCCCCGTGCCTGCAGGAAAGGAGAACAACTTCCCCCCGTTGCCCAAGTTCATCCCCCTGAAGCCCTGCTTCTACCAGAACTTCTCTGACGAAATCCCTATTGAGCACCAGGTCCTGGTGAAGAGGATCTACCGCCTGTGGCTGTGTGAGTCAGGGGGAGGGGTGCACCACCCAGGCCCGGCCCAGGACTTGTCTTGAGCTTGGTGGGTGGGAGCCTGAGGGTTTAGTAATATAATAAAGCTTTCCGACAAACTtctctcatggctcagtggtagagaatccgcctgccagtgcggaagccacaggagatgtgggttcagccctgggctgggaagagcccctggaggagggcatgtcaacccactccagtgtccttacctggagaatcccatggacagaggagcctggcggactatagtccatagagttgcaaagagtcagacataactgagtacaCACACTGATGAGCTCCTGTCCGGAGTGGAAGGAGCAGGTGGGCAGCCGCACAGAGCCGGGCCCCCCAGGCCCTTCTCTGGCCCCAAGGTCCCTGTGCTCATGGGAGCCACACCCCAGCAGTAGGGGATGTCCCACTCAGCGCCCtctttcttctcccctcccctagTTTACTGTGCCACCCTGGGCATCAACCTCATTGCCTGCCTGGCCTGGTGGATCGCGGGTGGCTCAGGCGCTAACTTTGGCCTGGCCCTGCTCTGGCTGCTCCTCTTCTCGCCCTGCAGCTACGTGTGCTGGTTCCGGCCCGCCTACAAGGCTTTCCGGTGAGTTGGGGTGGCCCCCACCCTCCAGGGCCCCTTGGGAAGTGTCTGGGGTTGACAGTCGGCTCAGAAACAAGAGCAGGTGCACGCCCCCTTCCGGGCCAAGTCCTGAGAGGGGTGCACCCTGATCTGCAGCTGCCGCCTGGCCCAGGTGTGAGCCTGCCTCTCTCTCGTGTTTGGATGACACTGTGTACTGGGGTCCATAAGCCACATCCATCTCTCCCTGTTTTGTTAATGACTTTGTTGATATACTGTACATACCACTCAGCTCACCTGCTTAACAGCTCTGTGTTTCTAGTGTTTATACAAGGCTGGACAGCCAGCATGTCTAGTTCAGAACAAACCAACAGGAAACCCCATCCCCATTAACACCATCCTGCCCcctcagcccctgacaaccaggaacccactctctgtgtctgtggatcTGCCTGTTCTGGACGTTTCCTATCAGTGGGATCACACCCTacgtgtccttctgtgtctgcttctgACACTGAGCATCATGTTCTCAGGGCCTACCCACGTGGTAGCGAGTGTCAGGGCTTCATCCCTTTGGGTGTCTGAGTGATGCTCCCATGTGTGCAGGAACCAAgtggtatttctccatctatggaTGGCGTTGGTGTTGCTGCCCCCTTGTGGCTACTGTGAATCTTGCTCTGTGGCTTTCACCCCAAACCTGCCCTCTGCACTCAGGCGGGTGCTATGTCTGCTCCATGTGGCCCCTAATCCCAGACCCTCAGTGGGAGTCAGGTGGGGCCCCCGGGGCCCTTTGGAGACAAGAACCAGAAACCTGTCCACTTGTGCTGAAGCAAAAGGGGCGCTGTGGCTTCAGGTCCCAAGCTGATTCCAGCAACTGTGTGCAAGAATGGGGACCCTCTCCCCTAAGAGCTTCAGGAGCAGCCTGGGAGCAGCCCTGTGCTGCAAggtccctgcccctcctccattCCGGGTCTCTCCTTGCTTGCCCTATGTGATCCCCTTGCAGCCTCTTTTATCCAGGGCAGCAGGGCATTGTAAACCCACCAGGAACCTATCAAATTGACCTTAGGGTACCGGCAGGTCCTTGGGTGTAGTGGGGCCTCCTAAATCCCCTTCCAGTGAGGAGCATGTCAGGGTTGTCCTCCTCCTGGGGCGGGAACTGGAGGTGAGGTGGGTCAGGGCTATCCTGCCCAGTTGGCCCAGGCCCTTCCTCGGCCCCGCCTCTTCACTGCCTCCACCCCGCCCTCTCCTTCCAGCATTGGTAACAAAGCTGTTGGCTTCCCTCCAGATCCGACAGCTCCTTCAACTTCATGGCGTTTTTCTTCATCTTCGGAGCCCAGTTCATCTTGACTGTCATCCAGGCCGTCGGGTTCTCGGGATGGGGTGCGTGGTAAGCTTGCAGGGTCAGCCATGGGGACATGTGTCACGTGCAGGACAGACATGAGCTCAGGCTGAACACTGGCCAGGACACCAAAATGCCAATGGCTGGACTATAGAGTGAAGTCTGCTCCTCGCTCTTGTAAACCCCCTACCCTGGGAGGTGCCGGGTTGGCAGCCTGTGCACAGTGGTTCTCCTGCCAGTCACCTGGCCCCCCAGAGAACCTAGCAGGCATGTCCAGCTGTGTGTCCCCAGGGTCAGAGAGCAACTGGGAGGGCCATGCCCCACCATCTGGGAGAGACATTTTCcattgcttcccaggtggagctagtggtaaagaacctgtctgcccatgcaggagacataaaagaggtGGATTTGaaccccgggttgggaagatcccctggaggaagacatggaaacccactccagtatccttgcctggagaataccatggacaggggagcctggtggctgcagtccatagcgtcacaaagagacacgactgaagtgacttagcactcgtTAACACATGAGGTGTCTGCCGCTGCTATAGTGAATTATTAATGTTCAGTGATTTGAaacaaacttttcattttaagtcCCGGGGGTCAGAATTCATGTAACCCACAGGTTGGCAGGGCTGGTCCTTCCAGAGAGCCACCTGCTCCAGTCTGGCTGGCCACAGTCCCGGAAGTCCCCTCCAGGGGGCAATGGACAGCATGGGGGGTCCACGGTTGCTGTGGAGCTACAGGGACACCTGGCCAGTCCTGGGCCCTGGGTATCCATCCCTCCCTGCTGGCCCCAGACTTTCACCATCCGCTGGATGAACACTTCCCTGTCAGTCCATTCAGAAGGCCTTTTAAAACCTGTGAGACGTCTTATGTGTAAAAGACCACAGTGCTGCTTCACACGAGGAAGCAACAGTGACCACAGAGGCTCAGACCTGTCCGCCCTGCTGGCTTGTGACCTTTTCACATGGGTCGTCTTCGCGGTTTGTGGATCTGGGGTAGAGCGTCCACCCTGAGCTGCCTCCCCAACCGTCTGACGCCCTCGCCTCCACCGGATGTGGTGGGCACAATGCCCTCACCCACAGCACTACCATGTCAGGCCTTCCCCTTGGGGTCCCTGCGGCTTGTTAACAGTTGGCCTTTGTGGTTGGTCCACATTGGACTctaggtggggtggggtgtgcacCCTCCGTGACTGGGGCCCCCACCGCCTGTCCTTTCCACAGTTGGGGCTTCCTTGAGGTGCCGTCCCAGCCCAGAAAGGCAGCCACTTAGGTGCACGACTCAGTGGTTCTGTGTGTTTACAAGGGTGGAGGTTCATCACTCTCTCCAGTTTCAGAACATTCCACCACCCCAAAGTGAAGCCCCATCCCCGTGAGCAGTCCCTTGCTCATCCACTAACAACCAGGAACCCactctctgtgtgtgtggatCGGCCTGTTCTGGACGTTTGCCATCAGTGGAATCACACCCTATGTGTCCTGTGTctgcttctctcactgagcaAGTGGATTGTCAGGGTCTGTCCACATGGTAGTGAGTGTCAGGGCTTTGCCCCTTCTGGTGGCCGAGTTGGTGGGATGCGGTGTGTGTGTCATTTGTCGTTGGTGGACTCTTGGGCTCTCTGCTCTTCTGCTGTTGCTggtagttcttctgtgcattgtGTACACATGTCCAAACAGACAAGTGTTCTCAGTTCTCTCTGGTGGATGCCTGGCTGTGGAATTTCTGGGCCACATGGTAACTCTTGAACCTTCATCAGAGCTGCCAGACCCTCCCCTGGCCTTTGCAGGCTGCATCCCCATCTCCCTGGCTCTGGTCCCTTGAGCTCCTGGCTGAGTGGCCCTGGGGGAACACCTTATACCCTCATCCCATCCCCCTTATCTCCAGGTCTGTCATCTTCCCAGACCCCCAGGTGGGCTTACACTCCTTCAAAGTGCAGAGCAGTGTGCATTTGTACGCGAGGATGTCCCTCCTGGCTTCACAGAGGGGTGAGGCCTGtccacgtgtatgtgtgtgtgcgtgtccagCAGGTTGTATGCctgtgcacatgtgtgcgtgcacacacacacacacacacacacacactttatcttttttttgctgtgtgacttgtgtgatcttagttcctcaacaggggattgaacctgggtcctggtagtgagagcacagagtcctaacccctcGATCCCAGGGAATCCCTTGCACACGTTTCTGTAAACTCTCTCTGGAAGTGAGCTAGCAGATGAGGGATGCCAGTTCCCTCTGGGCTGGGGAGTGGCATTGACAGGAGAGAGGCGTCTATTATGTGTTTTTCTAACCTTCCTGAACTGTGTGGTTTTGTTACTCACTAAGAAAAAACGTTCTCAAAAGTACCCTATTTCctgcctcccccccaccccacccctggtcTGCCTGGACACCAGATTCATGTTCTTCCACGTGCAGGCTCAGGATCTATCCCAGATCTTcaactttttcttgttttcacaTCTGCTTAGTGTAACTGACGTTCATGCTTTGCCCAACCAATGGATGTTTAGATCAtcctcagattgtcctcattACAGACACTGGATGAGTGAAACAGTTGGGCGAGAAGGAAATGAATGTTTAAGCCTTGTTATGGGTCGGACCCCATTGTGCTCCAGAAAAGGCACAGCCCAAACTGACGGAGTAGGGTTTGTTTCTCTGTCCTCTGCACAATATGTGTCAGAAAAGTGGTGTGAGAACGACAACTCTGTCTGACTTGCACATCTTCATGGGTGGGGTTGAGCATCACTCCCTAAGTATACTGGCCCCGTGGTAGTCCTCATGGAAATCCCATGTCTCTGCTGGCGGGTTACCTTTTTCTTGTTGATTTGCCGGAGCTGTTTACATATGAGAGGTAGTGGGCCCGTCTGACGGTCCTGCTGGCTCCCACACATGTTCTCGCCTTCTGCAGTGGTTGGCTGGCAGCCATtggcttcttccagaccagcgtcgGGGCCGCTGTGGTCATGCTGCTCCCGGCCATCATGTTCTCCATGTCGGCTGCCATGATGGCCATCATGATCATGAAGGTGAGTCCTCCAGCTCCCAGGATGTTCCATTTCCTCCCTCATATCCTGTTCTCTGATCTCCCAGCCCTGGGACTTGTCCTGGCTCGTTTTAGAAGCAAGAGGCCAAGCGCTGGCAAGTGAAGTGAGTGCTGACAGCAGGGCAGACTCTCTGCGATCTGGGCCTTTGACTGCCTTCCTTCCTGCCCACGTAGCCTTCCAGGGAGGAGGGCAGACAGCGCCGTGTGGCCAAGGGTGACCACTTCCACACTGGGGCGGTTGGGTGTCTGCTGGAGTCCCTGGCATGTGTGTCCCGGAGGGTTGTTCACACTGCTGATTCAGCCACCACCGGCCATGTGCTGCTAGTTAACAGTTAAACCCAAATTAAGTGAAATTACCTAAAACtgaaaattcacatccattgcaCTGCCCTCATACTGAGTGCTCAGGCTTTGAAAGGCTGGCCCCGACTGTCTCCACCATCATGGCCACTCCCTGGCCCTGCTCCAGGTGCCTTGAGGCACCAGTGGGAACGTGTGCACGGTAGTCTGGGGCATTGGCTACACGAGGGTTGTCCTGGGACCACATGCAGACTGATGGCTGACAGTGCACCTGCCCGGCCTTCCTGGGGTGACCTTCTTGGCCATGTGCCCGGTAGCCTGCTTGGGGAGGCTGGACCTGCCCTGTGCTGCAGCCTGGccagcaactcctgaagcctgggtTTTGGGTCCGTCCAGCCTCCTTGTTGCAGGGTCCCAGCTGTTTCTCAGGTTTCCAGGCCTGGGCTGTTCAGCTGGTCCTGGGACTGTCTGGGAGGACAGAGGGGTACTTGCTCCCCCTATGTTTGCCTCCAAAGCCCCCTGACTGTGTGGACGATGTGAAGGGGGTTGGGGGATAACCAGTGCAGAACAGACCCTGAAAGACTTGGCCAGAGGCCAGGATGAAGACCACATAGGGTGGCTGTGGTTCTGGCAGGGACGTGTCACGGCAGAAGGGAGGGGCTTCCGAGCCAAGCAAGCCCCCCAGAGTAGGGCCACCCCATTAGGGTCCCCTGCACCACTCCAGGTTTGGGAGTTcactgggaagaaagaaagacattctGGTGGGAAAGGACAGTACCGTCAGCTTTGCTGGTCAGGAGCCTCAAGTTAAATGAATTCAGTTATGGGATTTGCCAGACTTCCAGAAACAGCCCAGCCCCACATCTGAGGAGCCTGGCCTTCCTGGATGGTGCAGGGGCAGTGGCCTATCCACCTAGGCCTCTACTGAGGACATCATTGAAGAGAATGATGTCTGACGTGGCTGAGGGAGGAGTCACCAGGCGGTGGCCAGGCCTCAGACCTGCCCCAGAAGAGCCCCTCCCCTGGAAGCAGCACTTGTGCCGAGTTTTGGGCTTGGCTGGGACAGTGGAGACCCTTGGGGACAAGCCGCCAGGAGTCACAGTGTAGGCATGGCCCTCAGAGCCCCACCGCCTCAGCTTCTGCACGTTTTCTAAAGTTCTTGCAAGTGTTGTCATGTTAGTCACAGTCGGTTAAGAAAAGCCCCTCCTAGCACGCAAGCTGAGTGTCCTCCCCACCATCATCCTCACCCCTGCAGGTGCACAGCATCTACCGAGGGGCTGGTGGGAGCTTCCAGAAGGCGCAGACGGAGTGGAGCACGGGCACCTGGAGGAACCCACCGTCCAGGGAGGCCCAGTTCAACAACTTCTCAGGGAACAGCCTGCCCGAGTACCCTACCGTGCCCAGTTACCCGGCCAGTGGTGGCCAGTGGCCTTAGAGGGAGCCAGCAGCCCTGCTGCCAACTGGCTGCTGGCCCACCTGGCCCTCACCGTCCACTCCCACCACCTTGGGTTTGGTGAGGCCCCCCCGCAGCTGAGAGGGCAGCTCAGGGGCTCTTGGCGGCCTGAGCCCACATTCATCTCACTCTTGAGGCAGGGCTCCTCGGCAGCTCTGCCCGGAAGCTGTCTGGCCACTGCCATCCAGCAGGACGCCCCCCATAGTCTGGAGCGCCGTTTGTCATGGTGATGTCCACTGTGCTGCAGCCGCACCCTCTCCCTCGGGGTTGTGGAGGGCTGACCGGGCTGCCCTTCTCAGAACTAATGACATGGAGAAGGGCCCAGCCCAGGTCCACCCCCACAGCCTCCTTCCAGGCAGTCGCTCCTGGCTCAGTGACTTGAAGAGGGAAGCTGTTCAGGCACCAGGGTTCTGTGTCTGGTGGGAGGCTGAGGGCCTGGGTGGTGGCTGTTCCTCTAGTGGGCAAGCCTACGGGGAGGCCCAGAGGCTGATTCACCTCCTCTGTCTCATGATAGGAACTACTGCTCCCCTTCTGTCTGTCTGTTGTCCATTGGCAGCTTGCCTCCAGCCTCCCTGTCTGGGGCCACGCTTGTCCCATGGTGGGGTCTCAGAACTGGGACCTTCAGGCAGAGCCTCATTAGAGCCTGCAGTGGAGGGGGAGGGAGCCGGCAGCCCGCCTCGCTGGAAACAGATGGCACACAGGTGCATCTTGAGAGTGGAGCCCTTCCCCTGCTGCGGGGTAGGAGCTGGAGTCGCCAACCTGAAGGACAAGAACGAGGGAGACTCAATAAGTCTGTGCCTTATTAGGAATCTGAATCCCTGCCCTCCTTCCCACATAAGCAGCCAGCACTTCTGTGAGGGGAAGGGGCAGAAACGCCTCCCAGTGTCCTCTCGGCCCTTGTGGGCTAGGCCTCAGGTGCCCTGACACTGCCCCTTGGCTCCCAGCCGCCCGGCCTCTCAGGACAAGCTGTACTTCCTGTCCCACTGGCCACCGGCTCTCTCCCTGAGGCCGCCCTCTATGCCTGCTTGCTTGGCTACTCCTGCTGAATGCCCTGTAGTGCCTGAAAGTGGCCACGGCTGCGAGAGCACCAGGGTCTGGGGCCCAGATGGGAAACCAAGTCCCCTCACGTCCCCAAGGCCACTTCCTGTGATGAGGCAAGCGTCGCGCTCCCGGTGGGGCCAAGCCTCCCGTGTCTGGGGCGCTGCTCTTGATGGGCGCTGAGCAGGTAGTAGGTTGCGCCCAcatcacccaccccacccccgctcctCATTGTGCATTGTGGTTTTTGTTAC contains:
- the SCAMP4 gene encoding secretory carrier-associated membrane protein 4, with protein sequence MSGKENNFPPLPKFIPLKPCFYQNFSDEIPIEHQVLVKRIYRLWLFYCATLGINLIACLAWWIAGGSGANFGLALLWLLLFSPCSYVCWFRPAYKAFRSDSSFNFMAFFFIFGAQFILTVIQAVGFSGWGACGWLAAIGFFQTSVGAAVVMLLPAIMFSMSAAMMAIMIMKVHSIYRGAGGSFQKAQTEWSTGTWRNPPSREAQFNNFSGNSLPEYPTVPSYPASGGQWP